One genomic region from Pirellulales bacterium encodes:
- the arsJ gene encoding organoarsenical effux MFS transporter ArsJ: MDLRNYALVTASYWGFTLTDGALRMLVLLHFHQLGYTPVNLAFLFLLYEFFGILTNLFGGWIGSRFGLRLTLFAGLAIQVAALVMLSFVSPAWAAWLSVAYVMTAQALSGIAKDLTKMSSKSAIKLLVPEGNDSALFKWVAILTGSKNALKGLGFLVGGVLLSWLGFAGALWAMAGALGMVLVGSVLSLKQDMGKSKVKVKFKQLFSKSREINMLSLARFFLFGSRDVWFVVGLPIFLYDALGWSFSGVGGFMAAWVIGYGMVQAVAPKFLKRDADAAAIAKGAQFWGFLLAAVSAGIAAALQFNVYPTLAVLGGLALFAVVFAVNSSVHSYLILAYTDSDKVALNVGFYYMANACGRLVGTLLSGVMYLAAGLPGCLWVSTLFVLAAAGLTLLLPVSNRHALSMSPDAMATQGME; encoded by the coding sequence ATGGATTTGCGCAATTATGCCCTGGTCACGGCATCGTATTGGGGCTTTACGCTCACCGACGGCGCGCTGCGCATGCTGGTGCTGCTGCACTTTCATCAGCTCGGCTACACGCCGGTCAATCTCGCCTTCCTCTTCCTGCTCTACGAGTTCTTCGGCATCCTGACGAATCTGTTCGGGGGCTGGATCGGCTCACGGTTCGGCCTGCGGCTCACGCTGTTCGCCGGGCTCGCCATCCAGGTTGCCGCGCTCGTGATGCTGTCGTTCGTCAGCCCCGCATGGGCGGCGTGGCTCTCGGTCGCCTACGTGATGACGGCCCAGGCCCTCTCGGGCATCGCCAAAGACCTGACCAAGATGAGTTCCAAGAGCGCCATTAAGCTGCTCGTGCCTGAAGGGAACGACTCGGCACTGTTCAAGTGGGTCGCGATTCTCACCGGCTCCAAGAACGCCCTGAAGGGGCTTGGGTTCCTGGTCGGCGGCGTGCTCCTAAGCTGGCTGGGCTTCGCTGGCGCGCTTTGGGCTATGGCGGGGGCGCTTGGCATGGTGCTGGTCGGCTCGGTCCTGAGCCTGAAGCAGGACATGGGCAAGTCGAAGGTGAAGGTCAAGTTCAAGCAGCTTTTCTCGAAGAGCCGCGAAATCAACATGCTGTCGCTTGCCCGGTTCTTTTTGTTTGGCTCGCGCGATGTGTGGTTTGTCGTCGGCCTGCCGATTTTTCTTTACGACGCTTTGGGCTGGAGTTTCAGCGGCGTCGGCGGGTTCATGGCCGCATGGGTAATCGGCTACGGCATGGTCCAAGCCGTTGCGCCGAAGTTTCTCAAACGCGATGCGGACGCAGCGGCGATTGCCAAGGGCGCACAATTCTGGGGGTTCTTGCTGGCCGCGGTTTCCGCCGGCATCGCTGCCGCCCTGCAATTCAACGTCTATCCCACGCTGGCCGTGCTGGGCGGGTTGGCGCTATTCGCCGTCGTGTTTGCGGTCAATTCATCGGTGCATTCGTATCTGATTCTGGCCTATACCGACTCCGACAAAGTGGCCCTGAACGTCGGCTTTTACTATATGGCCAACGCCTGCGGCCGGCTGGTCGGCACGCTGCTGTCCGGCGTGATGTACCTGGCGGCGGGCTTGCCAGGTTGCCTCTGGGTCTCGACGCTGTTTGTGTTGGCAGCGGCAGGACTTACGTTGTTGTTGCCGGTATCAAACCGTCATGCTCTTTCCATGTCGCCCGACGCGATGGCGACTCAGGGGATGGAGTAA
- a CDS encoding ArsJ-associated glyceraldehyde-3-phosphate dehydrogenase, which produces MTTRVGINGFGRMGRLALRAAWDWHNFHFVHINEVKGGATTAAHLLEYDSVHGRWPRAIEADAEGMTIDGYRVSFTDRPSPGEIPWDEHEIDIVLECSGKFLTPQTLQGHFDRGVKKVVVAAPVKEGAINIVMGCNDDLYDAARHRIVTAASCTTNCLAPVVKVLHEEIGIRHGLITTMHDVTNTQVIVDAPHKDLRRARSALNSLIPTSTGSATAIGLIYPELNGKLNGLAVRVPLLNASLTDCVFEVERPTCVQEVNGFLQQSAEGPLKGILGFESKPLVSADFLNDTRSSIVDGPSTTVVDQTLVKVLAWYDNEIGYANRLVELAALVGRSLGLAAGPSSTVKDDGKKPALKR; this is translated from the coding sequence GTGACCACACGCGTCGGAATCAACGGCTTCGGACGAATGGGGCGGCTGGCGCTGCGCGCCGCCTGGGACTGGCACAATTTTCATTTTGTCCATATCAACGAAGTGAAAGGCGGGGCGACGACCGCCGCGCATTTGCTCGAATACGACTCGGTCCACGGCCGGTGGCCCCGCGCGATCGAGGCGGACGCCGAGGGGATGACCATCGACGGTTACCGGGTCAGCTTTACCGATCGCCCCTCGCCCGGCGAAATCCCCTGGGACGAGCACGAGATTGACATTGTGCTCGAGTGCTCGGGCAAGTTCCTGACGCCCCAGACGCTGCAAGGGCACTTCGACCGCGGGGTGAAAAAAGTCGTTGTCGCCGCGCCGGTGAAGGAAGGTGCAATCAACATCGTGATGGGCTGCAACGATGACCTCTACGACGCCGCTCGTCATCGTATCGTCACGGCCGCGTCATGCACGACGAACTGCCTGGCGCCCGTCGTCAAAGTGCTGCACGAAGAAATCGGCATCCGGCACGGCCTGATCACCACGATGCACGACGTGACGAACACGCAAGTCATTGTCGACGCCCCGCACAAGGATCTGCGCCGTGCTCGCTCGGCGCTGAATTCGCTTATTCCGACCAGCACCGGGTCGGCGACGGCGATCGGCCTGATTTACCCGGAACTGAACGGCAAGCTGAACGGCCTTGCCGTCCGGGTGCCGCTGCTCAATGCCTCGCTCACCGATTGTGTCTTCGAAGTCGAGCGGCCGACCTGCGTGCAGGAGGTCAATGGTTTTTTGCAGCAGTCCGCCGAGGGCCCGCTCAAGGGCATTTTGGGATTTGAATCGAAGCCGCTGGTCTCTGCCGACTTTCTCAACGACACGCGATCGAGCATCGTCGATGGCCCGTCCACGACGGTCGTCGATCAAACTCTCGTCAAGGTGCTCGCCTGGTACGACAACGAAATCGGCTACGCCAACCGGCTGGTCGAACTGGCTGCCCTGGTCGGCAGAAGTCTCGGCTTGGCCGCTGGCCCGTCATCGACCGTTAAAGATGATGGAAAGAAGCCGGCGCTCAAGCGGTAG
- the pstS gene encoding phosphate ABC transporter substrate-binding protein PstS: MSHASGVIRFAVLTVGFGFLLGCGDTRVSTSRPDRDVIVIRGAGSTFAAPLYRQWAEEYHELHPNVLLEYDAVGSGEGQKRFMADAVDFGGSDAALSDEQIASVKRGVQLVPVAAGTVVIAYNLAGVPNGLRLPRDVYVDIFLGKITSWDDARIQKANPKIDPPNVPITLVVRTESSGTTFAFTNHLSAISKAWRDGPGVGTAVQWPTTHIGARGNEGVAAHVARIPGAIGYSEYGIAERAKLAMAQLENKEGTFVMPTADSGHATLLSAELPANLRAFFPDPDGKQSYPIVTYTWLLLYQQYADAQKAKAIKDFVKWGLTQGQRCNEPLGYVRVPPAVEAKALAAMQRIGN, from the coding sequence ATGTCGCACGCGAGTGGCGTGATACGGTTCGCCGTTCTGACAGTCGGTTTCGGCTTTTTGTTGGGATGCGGAGACACCAGAGTCTCGACGTCGCGTCCGGACCGCGATGTCATCGTCATCCGCGGGGCCGGGTCAACCTTTGCGGCTCCACTCTATCGGCAGTGGGCCGAAGAATACCACGAACTCCATCCGAACGTCTTGCTTGAATACGACGCCGTAGGAAGCGGCGAGGGACAAAAGAGGTTCATGGCCGACGCCGTCGATTTCGGGGGCAGCGACGCTGCCTTGAGCGACGAGCAGATCGCATCGGTCAAGCGCGGCGTGCAGCTCGTCCCCGTGGCGGCCGGCACGGTCGTGATTGCCTACAACCTGGCTGGTGTCCCAAACGGCCTGCGGCTGCCTCGTGACGTTTACGTGGATATCTTCCTCGGCAAGATCACATCGTGGGATGACGCCCGCATTCAAAAGGCGAATCCCAAGATCGATCCCCCGAATGTCCCCATCACACTCGTCGTCCGAACCGAAAGCAGTGGCACGACCTTCGCCTTTACCAATCACTTGTCGGCGATCAGCAAAGCCTGGCGGGACGGGCCAGGAGTGGGCACCGCCGTTCAATGGCCGACGACGCACATCGGTGCCAGAGGAAATGAAGGGGTCGCCGCACACGTCGCGCGTATTCCGGGAGCGATCGGATATTCGGAGTATGGAATCGCCGAACGCGCGAAGCTTGCGATGGCGCAGCTCGAAAACAAAGAGGGCACGTTCGTGATGCCGACTGCCGACAGTGGGCACGCCACTCTGTTGAGCGCAGAGCTTCCCGCGAACCTACGCGCGTTCTTTCCAGATCCGGACGGCAAGCAGTCCTATCCCATCGTGACGTACACCTGGCTCTTGCTTTACCAGCAGTACGCCGATGCGCAAAAGGCAAAGGCCATCAAGGATTTCGTGAAATGGGGTCTTACCCAGGGGCAGCGTTGCAATGAGCCGCTCGGCTATGTCCGTGTCCCGCCGGCGGTCGAGGCAAAAGCCCTGGCAGCCATGCAGCGAATCGGGAATTAG